A section of the Streptomyces sp. V3I8 genome encodes:
- a CDS encoding SUMF1/EgtB/PvdO family nonheme iron enzyme: MGLSDAELDAVRAVERADGADDDLEAFFAGAVQARPVREVRVEPFLIARHLLTVTQVRHWLPEYEDSFADSDSSTARLEDDLDDLLGTLPFRLSSEAEWEYAARAGTTTLTFRGEGRPDEDQVLDYFADEESTAVAEKAFGLAAMGSANEICADVWIPHFKDAPVNARPRTGDGPRVVRGGAGDLSPWQGCDEWLLLLSATRYEFQDFTAVRPVAPVPTSQGHAGHGDNT; the protein is encoded by the coding sequence ATGGGCCTGTCCGACGCGGAACTGGACGCGGTTCGTGCCGTTGAGCGGGCCGACGGCGCCGATGACGACCTTGAAGCGTTCTTCGCCGGTGCGGTCCAGGCCCGGCCTGTGCGGGAAGTGCGGGTCGAGCCGTTCCTGATAGCCCGGCATCTGCTCACGGTGACGCAAGTACGGCACTGGCTGCCTGAGTACGAGGACAGCTTCGCCGACTCGGATTCGAGCACGGCCCGGCTCGAGGACGACTTGGACGACCTGCTTGGGACGTTGCCCTTCCGACTGTCCAGCGAGGCGGAGTGGGAGTACGCGGCCCGGGCGGGTACAACCACTCTGACCTTCCGAGGGGAGGGGAGGCCGGACGAGGACCAGGTGCTCGACTACTTCGCTGATGAAGAAAGCACTGCCGTGGCTGAGAAGGCCTTCGGGCTGGCGGCGATGGGGTCGGCCAACGAAATCTGCGCCGACGTATGGATCCCGCATTTCAAGGACGCGCCGGTGAATGCGCGCCCTCGCACCGGGGACGGACCGCGGGTGGTGCGCGGAGGAGCCGGCGACCTCTCTCCGTGGCAGGGCTGCGACGAGTGGCTGCTGTTGCTCTCCGCCACCCGCTACGAGTTCCAGGACTTCACCGCGGTCCGGCCGGTCGCTCCCGTGCCAACCAGTCAGGGACATGCCGGGCACGGAGACAACACCTAG